A window from Nitrosopumilus adriaticus encodes these proteins:
- a CDS encoding class I SAM-dependent methyltransferase, with amino-acid sequence MSYKKEFWDKYANDNEARYNEEFSKFTRDLATSLHCTSILEIGCGTGIDLRLFTKDFQIHGVDLNDNALEIAKLKIPFANFKKSSITDLPFEDSSIDFVFTHQLLNYLDDDTLDKGIAEMHRVAGKYIMNCEKFEETEKQIDENHKFRNVYKRWLNYNVRIVSNVDMHEDIDPDKSRFTLLKKL; translated from the coding sequence ATGAGTTACAAAAAGGAATTTTGGGACAAATATGCTAATGACAATGAGGCAAGATACAATGAAGAATTTTCAAAATTTACTCGAGATTTGGCTACATCCTTGCATTGCACCAGCATACTTGAGATAGGGTGTGGCACTGGAATAGATTTGAGACTATTTACAAAAGATTTTCAAATTCATGGAGTTGATCTAAATGATAATGCATTAGAAATTGCAAAACTAAAGATACCCTTTGCAAATTTTAAGAAATCAAGTATTACTGATTTGCCATTTGAGGATTCCTCAATTGATTTTGTTTTCACACATCAATTATTGAATTATTTAGATGATGACACACTTGATAAAGGAATTGCAGAAATGCATCGGGTTGCCGGAAAATACATTATGAATTGTGAAAAATTTGAAGAAACAGAAAAACAGATAGATGAAAATCACAAATTTCGAAATGTCTACAAAAGGTGGTTAAATTACAATGTAAGAATTGTAAGTAATGTGGACATGCATGAAGATATAGATCCTGATAAATCAAGATTTACTTTACTAAAGAAATTATGA
- a CDS encoding response regulator has translation MNSVILLVEDDEDLISIYKEILELHGFELQTAVNGEEAVEKFKNANPSLVIMDGDMPVLDGYEAFKQIKQIDKNAKVVMVTGYSQLDPKNQEAVKEGLIKIISKPLGVDELIALAQQYTEAKIKP, from the coding sequence ATGAATAGTGTCATTCTGCTAGTTGAAGATGATGAAGACCTAATTTCTATTTATAAAGAAATTCTAGAATTACATGGATTTGAACTTCAAACAGCAGTTAATGGGGAAGAAGCGGTTGAAAAATTCAAAAATGCAAATCCATCTTTAGTGATTATGGATGGTGATATGCCAGTACTTGATGGATATGAGGCATTCAAACAAATTAAACAAATTGATAAAAATGCTAAAGTTGTTATGGTAACTGGTTATTCACAACTTGATCCAAAAAATCAAGAGGCTGTAAAAGAAGGATTAATCAAAATAATTTCAAAACCATTAGGTGTAGATGAATTAATTGCTCTTGCACAACAGTACACTGAAGCTAAAATAAAGCCATAA
- a CDS encoding site-specific integrase, protein MEISFDEVNSRSDPYQLFLDSIRSPSTLRRYKNLLQTFLKLVPNKFYTESLGKTPQDREPATLAKFFVELARKDMKLASNIIATFIKADRKRVESGEISSQTIPNHIKPIKVLLDANSVPIHWKSLNKLLPRREAKSKDRAYTKEEIQKMFEVSSNITDRVLILMFSSGGFRLEAWDYFTWKDIIFFKNDDGSYKGAALLIYRGDPESYFTFITPEACKALEVYRENWKADIGVYPKPDDPLIKTVASPMIRRLAQKGVRKRIDKVVTDIGLRPPLPLGVRRHEVQLDHGFRKYFNTMLRRAKVDYLDKEDMMGHKVGLEKHYERYQEEDFERFPEYQKAIPFLTISDEEKIRFENEKLLGEKSDLEKKNEELMKMQLDMDKIKQRLDISENFEKV, encoded by the coding sequence ATGGAAATATCCTTTGATGAAGTAAATTCCAGATCTGATCCTTACCAATTATTCTTGGATTCAATTCGTAGTCCTTCAACTCTACGTCGTTACAAGAATCTATTACAGACATTTCTCAAGCTTGTTCCAAACAAGTTCTATACAGAATCTCTAGGAAAAACTCCACAAGACAGAGAACCTGCAACTCTAGCTAAATTCTTTGTAGAGTTGGCAAGAAAAGATATGAAACTAGCTTCAAACATTATTGCTACATTCATCAAAGCTGACAGAAAGCGAGTTGAATCTGGAGAGATTAGCTCACAAACCATTCCTAATCACATAAAACCAATCAAAGTTTTGCTTGATGCCAATAGTGTTCCAATCCACTGGAAGTCATTAAACAAACTACTCCCACGAAGAGAGGCAAAGTCAAAAGACAGGGCATACACCAAAGAGGAAATTCAAAAGATGTTTGAGGTTTCAAGCAACATTACAGACAGGGTTTTGATTTTGATGTTCTCATCAGGTGGTTTCAGATTGGAAGCTTGGGATTACTTTACTTGGAAAGATATCATATTTTTCAAAAATGATGATGGTTCCTACAAAGGTGCTGCATTGCTAATCTACAGAGGAGATCCAGAAAGTTATTTTACATTTATCACTCCAGAAGCTTGTAAAGCACTAGAAGTTTATCGTGAAAATTGGAAAGCAGACATTGGTGTTTATCCAAAACCAGATGATCCTTTAATCAAGACAGTTGCATCCCCTATGATTCGAAGACTTGCTCAGAAAGGAGTAAGAAAGAGAATAGATAAAGTTGTGACCGATATTGGTTTGAGACCGCCACTACCTCTAGGAGTTAGAAGACATGAAGTCCAGCTTGATCATGGCTTTAGAAAATATTTCAATACAATGCTTAGACGTGCTAAAGTAGATTATTTGGATAAAGAAGACATGATGGGGCACAAAGTAGGTCTTGAAAAACACTATGAGAGATACCAAGAAGAAGATTTTGAGCGATTCCCCGAGTACCAAAAGGCAATTCCATTCTTGACCATCTCTGATGAAGAAAAGATTAGATTTGAAAATGAAAAACTATTAGGGGAAAAATCTGATCTTGAGAAAAAGAATGAAGAGTTAATGAAAATGCAACTTGATATGGACAAAATCAAGCAAAGATTAGATATTTCTGAAAATTTTGAAAAAGTTTAA
- a CDS encoding glycosyltransferase, with protein sequence MNICNFFSSPIGLGHVTRDIAIVNNFEKISTNFVTGSGAAKILGNLHFNFRDVYEPPSFIVENGNLKNPARWLWNYYKYYKDCKSISEKILYIDNPNLVISDEDFASLTVAQTMGIPTVLITDILETRFTRGLALLIEKKMNKSMQEISRKCDLVILPEHGDDIDNIKRVGPIVRTTNHSRDELREKFSFKGKTIVVSIGGTDAGVFLIEKALDSISKINQDIDVILISGPAITRKFENVTNLGFVDNLHELIFAADLLISLAGKSTIDEANAYGTPAIFIPIKGHFEQEDNAREQGFVFDDVQRLDSLILEKLEEKRNPVNSDGAKTASNIIEKLI encoded by the coding sequence ATGAATATTTGTAATTTTTTTTCTAGTCCTATTGGTTTAGGCCATGTAACTAGAGATATTGCGATTGTAAATAATTTTGAAAAAATATCTACAAATTTTGTAACAGGTAGTGGAGCTGCTAAAATTCTGGGAAATTTACATTTTAATTTTCGAGATGTATACGAACCCCCATCTTTTATTGTAGAAAATGGAAATCTAAAGAATCCTGCAAGGTGGCTTTGGAATTATTACAAATATTACAAAGATTGCAAAAGCATCTCAGAGAAGATTCTGTACATTGATAATCCAAATTTGGTGATAAGTGATGAAGATTTTGCATCATTGACTGTTGCACAAACAATGGGAATTCCAACAGTTCTGATAACTGATATCTTAGAGACTCGTTTTACTAGAGGACTAGCATTATTAATTGAGAAAAAAATGAACAAGTCAATGCAGGAAATATCTCGAAAATGTGATCTAGTTATTCTTCCTGAACATGGAGATGATATTGATAATATCAAAAGAGTTGGGCCAATCGTTAGAACTACAAATCATTCAAGAGATGAATTACGAGAAAAATTCTCATTTAAAGGAAAAACAATTGTTGTATCAATAGGTGGAACTGATGCAGGGGTTTTTCTTATTGAAAAAGCATTAGATTCTATTTCAAAAATTAATCAAGACATTGATGTCATTTTGATATCTGGTCCAGCAATTACTAGAAAATTCGAAAATGTCACAAATTTGGGGTTTGTTGATAATTTACACGAATTGATTTTTGCAGCAGATTTACTAATTTCATTGGCAGGTAAATCTACAATAGATGAGGCAAATGCTTATGGAACTCCGGCAATATTTATTCCAATAAAAGGTCATTTTGAACAAGAAGATAATGCAAGAGAACAAGGATTTGTTTTTGATGATGTTCAAAGATTAGATTCTCTAATTTTAGAAAAACTTGAAGAAAAGAGAAATCCAGTAAATTCCGATGGTGCAAAAACGGCATCAAATATTATTGAAAAATTAATCTAA
- a CDS encoding HNH endonuclease signature motif containing protein: MNRTLTGKMKVEFFQILLRRDGGFNCFYCRCDLLNISWVYEHLDNNSAHSQIENIVLSCQSCNVKKKNDFDMQLLALEKKKQNEKSNYPCEREKIERSGPTLSPEMDANQQNFEITKQYVSEIIETDGSIEFKDAMDSVAYTCFEKTGTGSQVSVRRYLDALCSQAGPFKIIDNEKKKRSIVKRTGQ; encoded by the coding sequence ATGAATAGAACTCTTACTGGAAAGATGAAAGTAGAATTTTTTCAGATTTTACTTCGACGTGATGGTGGATTCAATTGTTTCTATTGTAGATGTGATTTACTCAACATATCTTGGGTTTACGAGCACTTGGATAACAATTCTGCACATAGTCAAATTGAAAATATTGTTTTATCATGTCAATCATGTAATGTGAAAAAGAAAAATGATTTTGATATGCAATTATTAGCATTAGAAAAGAAGAAACAGAATGAAAAATCAAACTATCCGTGTGAGAGAGAAAAGATAGAGAGATCAGGCCCAACTTTGAGTCCCGAAATGGATGCTAATCAACAAAATTTTGAAATTACTAAACAATATGTTTCAGAAATTATTGAAACAGATGGTTCTATTGAATTCAAAGATGCGATGGATTCTGTAGCTTACACATGTTTTGAAAAAACAGGTACTGGTAGTCAAGTTTCAGTACGAAGATATCTTGATGCATTATGTTCACAAGCTGGACCATTCAAGATTATTGATAATGAAAAGAAAAAACGCAGTATTGTAAAAAGAACCGGTCAGTAA
- a CDS encoding DUF6527 family protein: MKRKMIRHKFVDLIPDMVEEGVIYISIPFSTATHKCVCGCGEIIVTPIKPTDWEIIWNGDTVSLNPSIGNWSLPCQSHYWIEENKIIWSRKWNDLEIEIGREKDTVAKAKHYGKFRRWLSWMK; this comes from the coding sequence ATGAAGCGTAAAATGATTCGACATAAGTTTGTTGATTTAATTCCAGACATGGTAGAAGAAGGAGTAATTTACATATCTATTCCGTTTTCCACAGCTACTCACAAATGTGTATGTGGTTGTGGTGAAATTATTGTAACCCCAATCAAACCTACTGATTGGGAAATTATCTGGAATGGAGACACAGTTTCACTAAACCCGTCAATTGGAAATTGGAGTCTTCCATGTCAATCTCATTATTGGATAGAAGAAAATAAAATTATCTGGTCAAGAAAATGGAATGACTTAGAAATAGAAATAGGTCGTGAAAAAGACACAGTTGCAAAAGCTAAACATTATGGGAAATTTAGAAGGTGGCTTTCATGGATGAAGTAA
- a CDS encoding ThiF family adenylyltransferase has protein sequence MSLELINRNSDLQQLQNEGYEVEFFNIYLMIHHVPYVNDKKQVAYGTLVSKSSILESSVKPADHTTLWIGDFPCDCKGSRLLKLGDNSVQEKIRDGLVATRMFSQKPKTSSAAYANYHEKMTTYVRMLEGEARVIDPNVTAKTFLPIQPTKEESVFHYLDTASTRAGITLINDKLKQDRIAIVGLGGTGSYILDFMAKTPVGEIHLFDGDKFYNHNAFRSPGAPTYDELLNNTTKVEWFTEIYSRMRRNIIPHPQIIDETNIGDLDSMDFVFYVWIKENQGNYW, from the coding sequence ATGTCACTAGAACTGATAAATCGTAATTCTGATCTGCAACAACTTCAAAATGAAGGTTATGAGGTAGAATTTTTTAACATCTACCTCATGATCCATCATGTTCCATATGTGAATGACAAGAAACAAGTAGCATATGGAACATTAGTTTCAAAATCCAGCATATTAGAATCATCTGTAAAACCTGCAGATCATACAACACTTTGGATTGGAGATTTTCCATGTGATTGCAAAGGTTCACGATTACTCAAATTGGGGGATAATAGCGTACAAGAAAAAATTCGAGATGGATTAGTGGCTACTCGTATGTTTTCTCAAAAACCCAAAACTTCCTCAGCAGCATATGCAAACTATCATGAAAAGATGACTACCTATGTTAGGATGTTGGAAGGTGAAGCCCGTGTTATAGATCCTAATGTAACTGCTAAAACATTCTTACCTATTCAACCCACTAAGGAAGAATCTGTTTTTCATTATTTGGATACTGCTTCAACTCGTGCTGGAATTACTTTGATAAACGATAAACTAAAACAAGATCGAATTGCCATAGTAGGATTAGGCGGAACAGGCTCATATATCCTAGATTTTATGGCTAAAACCCCAGTAGGAGAAATTCACCTTTTTGATGGAGATAAATTTTATAACCATAATGCTTTTCGTTCTCCTGGAGCACCCACATATGATGAACTCTTAAACAACACAACTAAGGTAGAGTGGTTTACAGAAATTTATTCTCGTATGCGAAGAAATATCATTCCACATCCACAGATTATTGATGAAACAAACATTGGAGATTTGGATTCGATGGATTTTGTTTTTTATGTGTGGATAAAGGAGAATCAAGGGAATTATTGGTAG
- a CDS encoding branched-chain amino acid transaminase, with translation MKEVGKIWMNGKLVPFKDAKVHVLTHALHYSTSIFEGIRCYDTPSGSAIFRLPEHLDRFFKSAKLYSMKMQFTKKEISDAIIKTVKASGLKESYIRPLAYYGYGTMGLTPTENKVDVSIACWEWKMGESKAGKFSGAKCKMSSWMKIDSRSQPMQAKAASNYANAALARMEALENGYDEAIMLNSHGNVAEGSAENIFVVKDDIIQTPPLSAGGLEGITRDSVIQIIEENSGFVIERDLERDDLYSADEIFMTGTAAEVKSVTQVDKVKIGNGKMGNITKALQKSFSDVVMGKDERFLPWLTFI, from the coding sequence ATGAAAGAAGTTGGTAAAATATGGATGAATGGAAAATTGGTACCGTTCAAAGATGCCAAAGTCCATGTACTGACTCACGCATTACACTATTCCACATCTATCTTTGAGGGTATTCGTTGCTATGATACTCCTAGCGGTTCAGCAATATTTCGATTACCTGAACATCTTGATAGATTCTTCAAATCTGCAAAACTATATTCAATGAAAATGCAATTTACAAAAAAAGAAATTTCAGATGCAATAATTAAAACTGTCAAAGCAAGCGGACTAAAAGAATCATACATTAGACCACTAGCATATTATGGATACGGAACAATGGGGCTTACTCCTACTGAAAATAAAGTAGATGTTTCCATTGCATGTTGGGAATGGAAAATGGGTGAGTCAAAAGCAGGTAAATTCTCTGGAGCAAAATGTAAAATGTCAAGCTGGATGAAAATTGATTCAAGATCTCAACCAATGCAAGCAAAAGCTGCATCAAACTATGCAAATGCTGCACTTGCAAGAATGGAAGCATTAGAAAATGGATATGATGAAGCTATAATGTTAAATTCACATGGAAACGTTGCAGAAGGAAGTGCTGAAAACATATTCGTAGTAAAAGATGACATTATTCAAACACCTCCTCTTTCAGCGGGTGGTTTAGAAGGAATTACTAGAGACAGTGTTATTCAAATCATTGAAGAGAATAGTGGTTTTGTTATAGAGCGAGATCTTGAAAGAGATGATCTTTATTCAGCTGATGAAATTTTTATGACTGGCACTGCAGCTGAAGTAAAATCTGTGACTCAGGTAGATAAAGTAAAAATTGGAAATGGAAAGATGGGCAACATAACAAAAGCACTACAAAAATCATTTTCTGATGTGGTAATGGGTAAAGATGAGAGATTTTTGCCATGGTTGACATTTATCTAA
- a CDS encoding sensor histidine kinase, with product MSSGVLSKSSINHKQILILLILVLVVITTIYQLRPFLDDEQFSWISIPTYSILPGLLTVYSSVLAIKLHKQKHFQAKAFFFFALGNVCWFIAEQIWQAYDHLWNEDPFPSEADVFFIASYPFMIIFLFLSIKPILKSISRNVWLFSLALSFSFLIPSVLAAYDDMVGEQAFATSIALTYPILSSIQLIPAIIGLLFLSKKGINFSWMLLLSGFIINSIADSFFLFVELDGSYYDGHPVDLIFVYGFILLIFSLHTRLKISNIPNSENYGMLFHENLQYDTIHKFGIPLTLSIICLIVTTILVHSVFIESEESISAQSITFGIVVMLVVFVTIILTINRNLSKLVKIRTNELEKQKNNLEHLVEEKTQELLKSERLSAIGELSGRLAHDMRNPLSVMKMSVDLINQSDGETKISDVKVVERLDLIKKSIDRISHQVDDVLSYVRRSPLKLISVSLSELIQDCIKKINLPDNIKLKFIKNDLQIKCDPVKLEAVIINLIVNAIQEIPNGGNIEIRSFENDEFMVIEFIDSGKGISNESIDKVFEPLFTTKQKGTGLGLASCKNIVEQHLGKISVRNNPTTFTIMIPKELQQISKGSKQS from the coding sequence TTGAGTAGTGGTGTTTTATCAAAATCAAGTATAAACCATAAACAAATTTTAATTTTATTAATTTTAGTTTTAGTAGTAATTACTACAATCTATCAATTAAGACCATTTCTTGATGATGAGCAATTTAGTTGGATATCAATTCCAACATATTCAATTCTTCCAGGATTACTCACGGTTTATTCTAGCGTTCTTGCAATAAAATTACACAAGCAAAAACACTTTCAAGCAAAAGCATTTTTTTTCTTCGCACTAGGAAATGTATGTTGGTTTATAGCTGAACAAATTTGGCAAGCATATGATCATCTTTGGAATGAAGACCCATTTCCATCTGAAGCTGATGTTTTTTTTATTGCGTCTTACCCATTTATGATAATTTTTCTATTTCTCTCCATCAAACCCATCCTTAAATCAATTAGTAGAAATGTTTGGTTGTTTTCACTTGCTTTATCTTTCTCATTTTTGATACCATCTGTTTTAGCTGCGTATGATGATATGGTAGGTGAACAAGCATTTGCAACATCTATTGCTCTAACATATCCTATATTATCATCAATTCAATTAATTCCAGCAATTATTGGTTTACTGTTTCTTAGTAAAAAAGGGATAAATTTTTCATGGATGTTGTTATTATCTGGATTTATAATTAATAGCATAGCTGATTCTTTTTTCCTCTTTGTAGAACTTGATGGCTCCTATTATGATGGGCATCCAGTTGATTTGATCTTTGTATATGGTTTCATTTTGTTAATTTTTTCCCTTCACACCCGCTTAAAAATTTCGAACATTCCTAATTCTGAAAATTATGGAATGCTATTTCATGAAAATTTGCAATATGACACAATTCATAAATTTGGAATTCCATTAACTTTATCCATTATTTGCTTGATTGTTACAACAATTTTAGTTCATTCAGTTTTCATTGAATCCGAAGAAAGTATTTCTGCTCAGAGTATTACATTTGGAATTGTTGTAATGCTTGTTGTTTTTGTAACAATTATTTTAACAATCAATAGAAATCTATCAAAATTAGTCAAAATTAGAACTAACGAGCTTGAAAAGCAAAAAAATAATCTAGAACATCTTGTTGAGGAAAAAACTCAAGAATTATTGAAATCCGAACGCCTATCTGCAATTGGGGAGTTATCTGGTCGTCTAGCACATGACATGAGAAATCCATTGTCAGTAATGAAAATGTCTGTAGATTTGATAAATCAGAGTGATGGTGAAACGAAGATTTCTGATGTTAAAGTAGTAGAACGATTAGATTTAATCAAAAAAAGTATTGATAGGATTTCTCATCAAGTAGATGATGTTTTGAGTTATGTAAGAAGATCTCCATTAAAATTAATTTCAGTGTCTTTATCAGAATTGATACAAGATTGTATAAAAAAAATTAATCTACCAGATAATATAAAATTGAAATTTATTAAAAATGATTTACAAATTAAATGTGATCCAGTAAAACTAGAAGCTGTTATCATTAATCTTATTGTAAATGCAATTCAGGAAATTCCAAATGGCGGTAATATCGAGATAAGATCATTTGAAAATGATGAATTTATGGTAATTGAATTCATTGATTCAGGAAAAGGAATATCAAATGAAAGTATTGACAAGGTATTTGAACCTCTATTCACTACTAAACAAAAAGGAACTGGTTTGGGATTGGCTAGTTGTAAAAATATTGTAGAGCAACATCTAGGCAAAATTTCTGTGAGAAATAACCCGACAACATTTACTATAATGATTCCAAAGGAATTACAACAAATTTCTAAAGGTTCAAAGCAATCATAA
- a CDS encoding multiubiquitin domain-containing protein, whose product MQIENEQCTRHFNIFVNARRHSWEDKTINYSQVVDLAFPPPHGPNEVFTVQYSRGPKENREGTLVEGQEVEIKSGMVFDVTRTDKS is encoded by the coding sequence ATGCAAATAGAAAATGAACAATGCACCCGACACTTTAACATATTTGTTAATGCAAGGAGACATTCATGGGAAGACAAAACAATCAATTATTCACAAGTAGTTGATTTAGCATTTCCTCCTCCACATGGACCAAACGAAGTATTCACTGTACAATACAGTCGTGGTCCAAAGGAAAATCGTGAAGGTACTCTTGTAGAGGGACAGGAAGTTGAAATTAAGAGCGGAATGGTATTTGATGTCACTAGAACTGATAAATCGTAA
- a CDS encoding GNAT family N-acetyltransferase, giving the protein MENIDLREATNNDIPIILGLLYELGRPKPETDLDVDSFRKLVKKYITDNDKKIILVQYNETEIIAMVSIIFMTRLNQNSLELYIPELIVREKFQHKGVGKKLINYCISIGREKKCHRIRLESGNRRKESHQFYKKLGFDQSGLSFTISLN; this is encoded by the coding sequence ATGGAAAATATTGATTTACGAGAGGCCACAAATAACGACATTCCTATTATTCTTGGATTGCTATATGAACTTGGTCGTCCAAAACCAGAAACAGACTTAGACGTAGATTCTTTTAGAAAACTAGTAAAAAAATACATCACAGATAATGATAAAAAAATCATTCTTGTGCAATATAATGAAACTGAAATAATTGCGATGGTAAGTATTATTTTTATGACAAGACTTAATCAAAATTCTTTAGAGTTATACATTCCCGAATTAATTGTACGTGAAAAATTTCAGCATAAGGGAGTAGGTAAAAAACTAATCAATTACTGCATATCTATTGGGAGAGAGAAAAAGTGTCATAGAATTAGGCTTGAATCTGGAAATCGACGAAAAGAATCACATCAGTTTTATAAAAAATTAGGATTTGATCAATCTGGTCTATCTTTTACAATTTCTTTGAATTAG
- a CDS encoding aspartate kinase, protein MTKLVVAKFGGSAIGPNGESIPKIIQRINNLKKESKVIAVFSAPLTIHNGKKRSLTDVILEQGENAQNGITPSLDIVASTYQKILEMINSENIENCKKILNLNLEKAQKALDEAFGNKEFVDETRSRALAFSGEILMSHMMNYILKSNGVKSDSVDFDDWPIITDNNIESTNFLASKSRENIDKISQLVDENEVVTIGGFIGKTIDDVLTTYERGGSDRTAADLGILFHKKYETSIDFEKDSAVVSADPKIVETNLREVSQLSYNEARLAGMFGMKILDPIAIKEIVENGVDLPITITNMKNPEKITTIKRILDEQKGHPIKIVTGKENCAIFRIETSSIQKLLISLEKDKRYSEFVILSPFTKDGIEFSRILFLDGDYVKRNEKYLLGFDSLATITYNRGVITLIGDEMWRVQQVASRTSAKIGDAGLNILNMDAQEETSRIIIVVEDAGDNIKNAIKAIHQEISNINFI, encoded by the coding sequence ATGACTAAACTTGTAGTTGCAAAATTTGGTGGCAGTGCAATAGGCCCTAATGGTGAATCAATTCCAAAAATTATTCAGCGTATTAATAATTTAAAAAAAGAATCAAAAGTAATTGCCGTTTTTTCTGCACCATTGACTATACACAATGGAAAAAAACGGTCATTAACTGATGTAATTTTGGAGCAGGGAGAAAATGCACAGAATGGAATTACTCCTTCTCTAGATATTGTAGCATCGACATATCAAAAAATTCTTGAAATGATAAATTCTGAAAATATTGAAAATTGTAAAAAAATCCTAAACTTGAATTTAGAAAAAGCACAAAAAGCACTAGATGAAGCATTTGGGAACAAAGAATTTGTGGATGAAACACGCTCAAGAGCACTGGCATTTTCTGGAGAGATACTAATGTCTCATATGATGAATTACATTCTAAAAAGTAATGGTGTGAAATCTGATTCTGTAGATTTTGATGATTGGCCAATAATCACAGATAATAACATTGAATCTACCAATTTCCTAGCATCTAAATCAAGAGAAAATATTGATAAAATTTCACAACTTGTAGATGAAAATGAGGTAGTTACTATAGGTGGATTTATTGGAAAAACAATTGATGATGTCTTAACCACATATGAGCGTGGGGGTTCTGATAGGACGGCAGCAGATCTTGGAATATTATTTCATAAAAAATATGAAACAAGTATAGATTTTGAGAAAGACAGTGCAGTAGTTTCTGCTGATCCGAAAATTGTAGAAACTAATCTACGTGAAGTATCTCAATTGTCATACAATGAAGCAAGACTTGCAGGAATGTTTGGAATGAAAATATTAGATCCAATTGCAATTAAAGAAATTGTAGAAAATGGTGTTGATCTTCCGATAACAATCACAAATATGAAAAATCCTGAAAAAATTACTACCATAAAGAGAATATTGGATGAGCAAAAAGGTCATCCCATCAAAATTGTTACTGGAAAAGAAAATTGCGCAATATTTAGAATTGAGACTAGCTCCATTCAAAAATTACTAATCTCATTAGAAAAAGACAAGCGATACAGTGAGTTTGTAATATTATCTCCATTTACAAAAGATGGAATTGAATTTTCTAGAATTTTATTTTTAGATGGAGATTATGTTAAGAGAAATGAAAAATATCTTTTAGGATTTGATTCTCTTGCAACAATTACATACAACCGAGGAGTTATTACGCTAATTGGTGATGAGATGTGGAGAGTACAGCAAGTTGCATCAAGGACAAGTGCAAAGATTGGCGATGCTGGATTAAACATATTGAATATGGATGCACAAGAAGAGACTTCACGAATTATTATTGTTGTAGAAGATGCTGGCGACAATATAAAAAATGCAATCAAAGCAATACACCAAGAGATTTCAAATATTAATTTTATTTAG